CGCCCCTGTTGGCCTTCAGGGTCAAGGCGAGCATGTTTTTCTGGTACTCGACATCGACCTCGACCtggtcctcctcctcagtaTGGGGGATAGCGAAGCACGAGCGAACCTCGACTTCAGTGCCATCTTCAGATCGGGTACCGACGAGGGCGCCAATAACTCTGGTGGATTGCGTATCTCGGATGTCTCGTCGAACGGCGTGATCGAGGATAGAGAGGACGGCCTGTTGAGCAGAGAACAGATCATGTTAGCCAAGGTGTCTTTCCTTTGACGAATGTCCTAATCTCAGAATAGAACACGAATAGTCAAGCGGAGAGGGGTCATCGCAATCGTACCTGAGGCTGGATGTTGACAGTGAGCGGGGCAAGGTTAGTCTGGATGCCCACGGTATTGGGCGCCAGAGGCCTCGCCAGGTGAATGAAGCTctcagaagcagcagcggcCATAGTGGGCAActttgaagctgaagctatTGGGAGAGGAGTGTAGATGTCTGCGGAGAAATGGGTGAGCCGGGCCGGGTCGTCTTTGGTCACTCTCGCGAAGCTGTCCTATAACAAATTTCGCCGATTTTGAAGAATTGCAGGTTTGGCGGGACGCCGCTGGGGTTGTGCGCGCTAAGATATGAGAGATAAGACGGTTAGTGGCGTTTGCGCTGAAAACCCCACCAAGCTGTGGCTTGACAATGCAAGGCTGAAGGTAGCCTCATAACTTTTTTTACAATTTTTGTTTGATGTCGACAGGCTCTTCGAAGCAACTAAACCGAACTCTTCACATTTTATAACGTTCCACCAAATTAAAATCTGCTGGTAAACAGGATAATGCCGCCGCgcggaagaggaggaaactTTAGAGGCCGTGGTGGTCGTGGCAGAGGAAGAGGTGGTCGAGGAGGTAAAGCGACAAGCCGATTTGGACCTAATCGAAGATTCGACGGAACTCGACTTGCAGACAATGATGAGTATGCTTCTAGATATGACCGATTACTGGGAAATTCACTGACATATGGTAGGTCCGAAAGCTCAGGGTCAGAGTCGGGATCTGCGCCTGAAGATACAGTCATGGAGGACATCGATTCagaggacgacgacgatgaacaTACAACATCGTCGAAGCCATACATGGCCCTTCTTCAGAGTTTCAATAACGAAAGCAGTGCTCCAAATGCAAAACGACGAAAATTGGACCACAAAAAGTCCACTCAATCTCAAACTGAAGAAGACTCCTCCGGGGAAGAATCACACGCAGATGACCAAGATGAAGACACCGAAAAAGATATCGACCGTTCTGAGGACGAGGCTGAAGAACAAGTCGAGGAGAAAttggacgatgaagatgattcggaagacgaagaaaacCCAACAGATCCTTTCGACGTACACTTTGCGCACCCCAATGACAATACTGTCTCACAAAGAGTCAAGTCCGTACAAAAGAACGATTGGGCAACGAAACGAGCATTACTACACAATATGAGAGCAACTATCTTGTACCCAGGGTCAGATACAGGGTCTGAAATACCAAAACCTATTGCTGGCTTGGAAGGCCTACAACTCAAGCAGAAGCTTAGAGAGACTTCCTCTCGCAAGATTGGAGACTTCGATGCCCTTCAGCGCAACTTGGGCCCTTTGATCTTCAATTATAACGATGTACTGTTTTGTGATCGCACATTACAGAACTCAGACTCATTGCGAGAGTTGGCATGTCTACATGCTCTCAACCATGTCTTCAAGTGAGTTGATCAATTCTACATTTTATAAAAGCCCTAGTCGCTAATGAAGGAAGAACTCGAGATCGTGTTATCAAGAATAACTACAAATTGGCCAAGGAGGGCCAAGATACCGACCTAGAATTACGAGATCAAGGCTTTACCCGTCCCAAAGTGCTCTTCCTCTTACCAACACGTAACTCAGCTCTTCGAATGGTGAACATGATCCGTGATATCTGTGAGCCAGATCAGCAAGAGAACCGCAAGCGATTTGACGATGGTTATGTCGACAAAGAGGCTAAGTTTGGCGCCGATAGACCGGCTGACTTCAAGGATCTTTTTGAGGGAAGTGATGATGACATGTTCCGTCTGGGCATGAAGTTCACTCGCAAGACAATCAAGTACTTTGCGCAATTCTACAACTCAGACATACTCTTCGCCAGTCCTCTCGGTCTTCGTATGGCTATCGGCTCTGAGGAAGATAAGAagcttgactttgacttCCTGAGCTCTGTTGAGATGGTCATTGTTGATCAAGCGGATGCACTTCTCATGCAAAATTGGGAACACGTCGAATTCATCTTTGAACACATGAACCTCCAGCCCAAGGATGCACACGGTTGTGACTTTAGTCGTGTAAGAAGTTGGTATTTGGAAGACTGGGCAAAATATTTCAGACAGActatcatcatgtctgcctTCAACACCCCCGAGCTGTCCGAGCTTCTCCGATTACACTGTCACAACTGGGCTGGAAAAGTCCGGCTGCAGCCCGAGTATCCGGGCATGTTGTCGCAACTCGGTATCAAGGCGAAGCAAACCTTCTCAAGGTTCCAGTCTAGCTCGGTCGATAAGGATCCTGATGCGCGATTCGAGTATTTCACTTCTGCCATTGTCCCCTCACTTGCCAAGCGGGCAAAGGATGCTACTGGAACGCTCATTTTTATCCCCTCCTATCTGGACTTTGTCCGAGTGAGAAACTACTTTGCAACGTCAAGTGCGGTCGAAAATGTCACTTTTGGGGCCATCTCCGAATATGCAGACGTACCAGAAGCCTCGCGGGCGCGGTCACATTTCCTCAACGGCCGCCATCGCGTTCTGCTCTACACTGAGCGAGCACATCATTTCCGACGATATCAATTCCGTGGTGTGCAGCGAGTCATATTCTACGGATTACCTGACAACCCCATCTTCTATACTGAGATTGCAGGTGGATATCTTAGCAAGAGTGAGCAGGACCTCAGACTTGAACCTGGTCAGGGAACTGTCAAGGTTGTGTTTTCAAAGTACGATGTAATGAAGTTGGAACGGATCGTGGGTTCCAAGAGAGTTGGCAAGATGATTCAGGATCGCGGCGATACCTTTGAATTCATCTAAATGCATCTTGTATCAGGGAGCATGTTTGTATGTTTGAAAAGTTAGTAGAGCTAGGACAGCGTATCAAGTCCGCCTTTTCAAAAAGCACCGTGGTTAAGCAAAACCATAATTGTGTCatgatataataatttatacAGCTTTTGTACAGAGCTTCACCTCTTTCGTAATATGATATACATGTCGCTTCTATGGCGAGTTCTTCTGTTGCGCCGCCTTTCTCACCGACTCCGGTACGATGCCAGCGGCCATTTCCTTTGCCCGCTCGGCATTCTTGTCTGCCgccttctcggcctcgacTTCAGCCAAACTACTCTCATCCCGTGAGGGTCCAGTCTTCTCACCGGTCTTCAAAATCATAAACCTCCGCACCATCTCCTCAAACGGCACCTCGCCGCGGAACTGTGTGACTTTCTTGATATTGGTTCTGGTGACAGGAGTATGCTCTTGCCCTAGCATTCGGTCGCGGGCAACTGTCTTGGCAGTCATCATGAAGCGTGAGTCCTTTGGGCCGTCGACGAATTCAAGTATGGCACTCTCGCCCTGATCATATGTGTTCTTGGACTCGGTGCGCACGACGCGAGTATAGCCTCCCTCTCGGGTCAAATATCGGGTTCGCAGCTCGCCTAGCAGTTTAGGTAGGGTTATGGTGGGTGTCTAGCGAAGAACCTTACTGTTAGCATGGCCTTTCTGAATAAACCTTCTTGCGGTATACATACATATAGGATACCCTGTGCTGATCTGCGAGCAGGCTCGTTGTCCCTCTTCGCCAGTGTGATGAGCTTCTCTGCCATGCGCTGAGCTTCCTTTGCCTTGGCGTAAGTTGTGTGGATATGTTCGAATTGGACGAGTTGAGTGACCAGACCGCGCAGCAAGGCCACACGGGCTGCTGAATTGCGACTCAGATGTCGGTACTTGACAGTACCACCAGCCATTGTGGCAGATGGTTATAGTGGCAACTGACTGGGGAGGGATATCAACTCAATTGAAAAGCGGTACTCGTGTTATTAAAGGTGTTTTCGATAGTTCTTCGCTTTGCACGTGGGCAGCTCCAAATCCGTCCAAGATACGGTATCTTGGTGGTCAGTTTTGGTGGAGGGAAATTTTTGGCTGGGCCTTTTTCGGAGCCGGCTTGTCTTGTCCGCCGACAGAGCCTCTGCGCTACGTCAACCCACCACCAACAGAACCTCTTCAACAGCTCTCCAAAGGGAAAATCGCACGCGTCACGAGGGCAATTGGGCTCGCGCACGCTATGAAACGTTGTATCTAAGCTTCATTCGACCCTCACTCTCGGATTGGTCGTCTCTGATACATCAAGAACCCGGCAAATTACCGCATCTCGGTCAACCGGGCAAAGCTCTACATCATGGGCTTCACCACTGGTTTTGTACGCAACTCGATGAGCCAGGCTGAAATAATCTTGCAAAAGATCGTATGCTAACTTCGAATGTTAGACTGGCGGCgtcactctcactctctccCTCGCCTACCTCTCTGTGCTTGCTCACCAGCGCACCCGCGAGCAACAAGGCTCTGCCCTTCGCGCACAAGCTCTCGCTATCCAAGGGTTGATCGATCCTCTTCCACCACTACCTCCGCCCACAAGGTCTGAAGTCGCCGCTGCTCAGAGGGCTCGGACCGTTGAGATTGCCAAGGATCGATGGAACACCGAAGTTGAAAACGCCGTGCGATGGGTGCAGCACACTGACTGGGTTCAAGTGCGCGAAGGCCTCGAAGATACTGCATCACGGCTATGGGCCCGAGCCTTTGGCGCTAGACCCTCGGAAGCTGTTGGCGAGGCTGGGCGAAAGGTTACGGAGACTGAGCAACAGGCCAAGCCCATCATAAAACAGGGGGCTGCTAAGCTTGGTGATGCTAGTGGAAAGGTAGCGGCAGCGGCCAAAGGCGCTTTccagaaggccaaggctgagagCAAGGACTTCGCCAGTGTTGTTCTGGATCACAGCAAGGATAAGGAGAATGTCGATATCGCTCAAGAGGACGGTACTCTTTCAGCACTGACTCCCGTGGAGAGGGCGCTTCAGCAACGATTCAGCAAACCTGAGGACAAGGTGAACAAGACAGTGGAAGAGGCGCTGAATGACAGATACAAGCCCATGGACGCGAGAGATAACACCCAATTGAGAGGGGTCTAAAGGAAAGTCGTTGAACAAAAGGTGGGCTGGTTGACGATGAGTGGGTGAACGGTGTGAATATTTGTTGTACATTGCTATCTGTACCACCATTTCTTAGAGTCACCCGAATAGAAACCAAGCTTGGCAACGCTTGGTATGATAAACTGAGTTGCTGTACTAAATGAGTAATGTGATAAAAGCTACTGATCACCTCTCAATGCGAACTACCTATATACAGACCCCTTATTTGCAAGCAAGCAATCCCTTTCTCTATGCGGTTGACTGCGGCTTTCCCCTTACATATACCAATAAGTCATATACCAACATTGGACTTATAAACGAAGGATCATGACTGGCGATGACTCCAGAGGAGGGGCAAGCAACTGCAAAAGCCATTACAGTGAGGGCCAGCATAGCAACAGTCATGCCAAGGGCCACCACAGCAAAAGTCATCATGATAAGAGCAGTAGGCCGGAGACAGGCACCAGGGCTACTGAGGACCTATACGGCATGGAGTCGGGGGccaacaaaaagaagaagcgcTGCCATCATCGTCCCAAGCCTAAGCCGAGACTCCCAACTGACTTCCTTGCCCTTCTGTGCTGGGATTCTTGGCTCCCGTGGCCGATTGATTCCAAGAAAACCCAGATCGACAAAGCATCGCGCAAGCACAAGAGGTCTAGGAAGAGAACATCTCACTCGGGCACCTCACATCGTGTGCAATCTTGGGTTCGGGAGGTGTCTTCTCAAGTGGCACCCTCCGTTCCCACGATACCGCCAACTGTGGCATCTCTAGCACCATCAGGCCCCCCTTCACATTCAGTTTCGTCATCCTAGCCGAGGCTGCAGAGGCTGCTTCGAATAACGGTAAGAATATGGATAGAGGTGCACTCACATCATGCAATGCTAACTTTAGTGAAAAGGGCGGACCAAGAAACAACTCAGTGCCAAGTGCTCTTAATCCAACACAGTGCTCACCGACATGGCAGGAGTTTTGGTGCGGCTTGAAGGATAACAGTTCACACAACTGATGAGTATATGTAGGAGGCTGATGGGACAGCAGCGGGACTTTTGGTCGACGAAGATCCGAGACAGAAGCAGATGGTTTAGCGTTGGAGACAAAGACGAAAAGAACAGCAACGCCTGCACAGTGAAGAGCACCAGAGACTTACCTACCTTATGCAAACAAAAAGAAATCGGTATGGACATTTGGCATCGATAAGAATGCCGGCGGAGAGACGGCCACCTTCTCTGTATGAAACAGAAAGTGTGTATGCGCGGAGGACAACAAACTGTGCGTTTAACAGGTGACGGTCCTGAAAGTAGAGCACAACGGCCTGCAGGTCAAATGGTAGTGTACAACTATGAGCCCAGTGCTTGATATCAAGAAATGGGACCTCGCAGTGTCTTCTGATGCCCAGCATGATAGGTGATGAACTTCCGAGAAACGACGTTGCCTATGACAGCTACAGCTGGTCCCTTTGATGATGGGAGATATTCCGTACTCTATATTTATCTGTTCAGATTCGCTTTTTGTTTTCCAGTCCTCCGATAAGGAATAATCCATACATCAGCTTGACTTCTCATTTCAATTTCTGTTATTGCATTCCCGTTTCCATGGTTGAGTCAATCCACTGTGTCTTAAGAGCGTGGTCAGCAACTGACGAGAGCTAGCCAAAGAGGAATTAAGATGCTATCAAAACGATAAACCAAAACTCTGGAGGCTTATGGCATGCAACTCCCTGTCTACCTACTCGAATCCCGGGCAATGTACCTATAGTATGGTAATTGAACACTGCCCACCTCAGTTTGGCGGGCTTCTTTTCACGCACCATTTGTATTCAGAGTTTTGTATCACAAGCCTTAGACTTGATATGTATCTGAGTCGGCAACCTAAGTCAGAAAAAGGTTCACAGAACTGGATAACGCCGGCCTGGGACAAAGGCTTCAGTTATGGCTCTGCTTGTTGATGCCTAAAGTTACATCGCTGCAATAAACCtaaaggtaaggtaggtacctTCTTATATAAGGTATGTACCATTATTCTCAGAAGCATTTTGTTTTCTGTGCTTCATCCATTACTCACCAACAGAATGCTTTTCGGCACACAGAAAACCGACCTCGACGTATTGTTGAATCGTCCACGTCCCACCAAATGGCAAGAATTCTGGTCTAACCCGTGCATATTTCTTGCGCATTTCTTATACACTCGTCGTCGCATTATCCACGAGCCTCCCGCAAATCCCATCTCTGTTGTGTGCATATCAGACACGCAtaattctcaacctcatctACCCTTCGGAGATATACTCATTCACGCCGGAGATCTTACACAGTCAGGATCGTTAGGAGAGCTAAAGGCTACTATTGCTTGGCTCAACTCTCAACCACACACACACAAGGTTGTCGTGGCAGGAAACCACGACTTACTGCTCGATCAAGGCTGTGATCGTCGGGggcaagcagcagctgaaggaGAATGCCTAGACTGGGGAGACTGCATTTATCTTGAGAATGACACCACAACCGTTACCTGCGACAGCGGACGAAGTTTGAAGATATATGGATGCCCTCTATCACCTCGCCACGGAAACTGGTCGTTTCAATACCCGCGAAGCAAAGATGTTTGGTCAGGTACTGTTCCGAACGATATTGATGTTCTCGTCACTCACGGCCCTCCTTTTGCCCATCTCGATCTAAATCTCGGATGttattatcttcttcaaGCGCTTTGGCGCACCCGTCCTCTGCTGCATGTTTTCGGGCATGTACATGAAGGATATGGGTAGGAATCTGTGGTTTTTGATAGACTTCAGAAGACATATGAGAAGGCTTTATGTGATGGAAACTTATGGAGTTTaatgaagctattcaagGAGTTTTTGAGATCGCTACCAACGAGAAAGAAGCAGGTGACGACGACCTGTCAGCTTGTGAACCCAGCAATGGTTGGCGGACTAAGAGATAATGAGAAGAGACAACCAATCAaagttattatttaattttcttGTCGAAGTGACTAAAAGAGCACCTGAGTGCCATGATTTCCGCCCTAAACAAAGGCCACATGTGGCTCAGTAACAATTATGTTCATAGCCAGAAACTCGGCGCTTCGGAACCTGTCCTCTGGCGTTTCACCAGAAGAGTTTGGGATGGTGATCGGCTCATCCAGACGACGCACAGCCTTGGCCCAGGATGGTTGAAGTTCAAGAACTACTTCACGGGCACGCAGTTCCGCCTCGGCTTCTGCACCAGCAATGATCGCAGGACATCCCCGTGGTAAGCCTCTTTCAATGAGTCGGTTGAAGACCTTTGCGAGGTAGTGGGTGAGAACAGCAAGGATCGCATAGCGGGCTGGGTCTGTATCTTCAGGATCCGGGATAGCCTTCACAGACCATGTAGATTGTTTGAAGAAGTACTCCATCTCAGAGCGAAGCCCGGCGGTATATCCAACGACGAGGTACTCGTACATTCGGTAGAGGGACGCGACAGGGTTCTTTCCCTTGGTAAGCGCTGGCTTTCCCTGGCGCTCATGTCGTTGAGCGAGCAACCAAGCAACTTCCGGAGCATCGTGCATTtggccagaagaagagagacagTTGAGGTTCTGGTAGACAGCACGGATTGCTGGAAGACAAGGCATGGTGGACGCTTCTATGAAACAGTTAGATTCTTTCTTGTCTGTGTTAAGTATTTCTTCGGAAGTTCCATTGATGTCCTTCATACATACCTTTTTGACCATACGTGAATTTCTAGAGTTGTTAGTTCTAAGTTTGAGAAAAGGTCGTTCTAATGCAAGAATGAAAGTAATATACCTAGAGCACGAATCAACACCTTTGACCGGCACTGGCTCACAGCTGCAGTGCTCTGCCTAACATTTCCGCCTCTGAATTACCTAGCCTCCCATTCTAATATCTGCATCAACTTTGGTCATCACCCATAATCGTTTAAACAGCTTGTATTTTGCACGACGACAGCACCATGGGACAGGCTGCGTCCAGGTGGGCGCAGAGAAGAGGTGCAGATACACTGCGCGAGCTAATTCCCCAGAAGACGCCTGGTCATGATGTTCCAGCTCCAAACTTTCGACGTGAAAC
This DNA window, taken from Fusarium oxysporum f. sp. lycopersici 4287 chromosome 7, whole genome shotgun sequence, encodes the following:
- a CDS encoding hypothetical protein (At least one base has a quality score < 10) gives rise to the protein MPCLPAIRAVYQNLNCLSSSGQMHDAPEVAWLLAQRHERQGKPALTKGKNPVASLYRMYEYLVVGYTAGLRSEMEYFFKQSTWSVKAIPDPEDTDPARYAILAVLTHYLAKVFNRLIERGLPRGCPAIIAGAEAEAELRAREVVLELQPSWAKAVRRLDEPITIPNSSGETPEDRFRSAEFLAMNIIVTEPHVAFV